From a single Shewanella denitrificans OS217 genomic region:
- a CDS encoding HU family DNA-binding protein: MNKSELIAKIAENADLTKAEAGRALKSFETAVTEAMKNGDKISIVGFGSFETTSRAARTGRNPQTGKEIQIAAATVPKFKAGKTLKDSVN, from the coding sequence ATGAACAAAAGTGAATTAATTGCAAAAATTGCAGAGAATGCTGATCTTACTAAAGCTGAAGCGGGCCGTGCACTGAAGTCTTTTGAAACTGCGGTGACCGAAGCAATGAAAAACGGTGACAAAATTTCAATCGTAGGTTTTGGATCTTTCGAAACAACCTCTCGTGCAGCACGTACTGGCCGCAACCCACAGACTGGCAAAGAAATTCAAATTGCTGCGGCAACTGTACCTAAGTTCAAAGCTGGCAAGACATTGAAAGACAGCGTTAACTAA
- a CDS encoding cache domain-containing protein, whose product MATMSYLSVIERYNECEPLINELLASLLIGIGDDGFALLGVDAKPASPCGQVPRFNSLVMNYPFVDLLYVLDKHGIQLSDDISVKNKQLKPLGSGKGCDRSQRPYFRHLTTETGFYVTGPYLSHSGGLCLSASLVVRRACGQEAILVLDVDLSRLIEFMMGDSARRRASPLFKSVYCLIVLGLFILVLALMRTVVLDTAALIASTYGEGDPLQPFSIIIYLTLALAIFDLGKTILEEEVLMHKDIFRHSSTRRTITRFISTILIAISIEALLTMFKASLGETQYMLPAIGMLVAVVGLLIGLGVYVYLGAKAERILTGLQLDKMGQRLK is encoded by the coding sequence ATGGCGACCATGAGTTATTTAAGTGTGATTGAGAGATACAATGAATGTGAACCACTGATCAATGAGTTACTGGCGTCCCTATTAATTGGTATTGGCGATGATGGTTTTGCGCTCTTAGGCGTCGATGCAAAGCCAGCATCGCCCTGTGGCCAGGTGCCTAGGTTCAATTCTCTAGTGATGAATTATCCCTTCGTAGATTTACTCTATGTGTTGGATAAACATGGCATTCAACTCAGTGATGATATTTCAGTGAAAAATAAACAGCTTAAGCCCCTCGGTTCGGGTAAGGGCTGCGATCGCAGTCAGCGACCTTATTTTCGCCATTTGACCACAGAAACTGGCTTCTATGTCACAGGTCCCTATTTGTCCCATAGTGGGGGCTTGTGTTTATCAGCCTCTTTGGTTGTCCGCAGGGCCTGTGGTCAGGAAGCCATATTAGTGCTGGATGTGGATCTCAGCCGTTTAATCGAGTTTATGATGGGTGACAGTGCGAGGCGCAGGGCATCGCCACTGTTCAAATCTGTGTATTGCTTGATAGTGTTAGGCTTATTTATTTTGGTGTTAGCCCTAATGCGCACTGTGGTGCTGGATACCGCGGCGCTTATTGCGAGCACCTATGGTGAAGGGGATCCATTGCAACCCTTTAGCATCATCATTTATCTCACCTTAGCCTTGGCAATCTTTGACTTAGGGAAAACCATTTTGGAAGAAGAAGTCTTGATGCACAAAGACATTTTTCGCCACAGTTCTACCCGAAGAACCATTACCCGCTTTATTTCGACCATATTGATTGCTATCTCTATCGAAGCCTTGCTGACCATGTTCAAGGCCTCCCTTGGGGAAACTCAATATATGCTGCCGGCCATAGGCATGTTAGTGGCTGTGGTGGGCTTGTTGATTGGCCTTGGGGTCTATGTTTATCTTGGGGCTAAAGCTGAGCGAATACTCACGGGTTTGCAGTTGGATAAGATGGGACAGCGATTAAAATAA
- a CDS encoding PA3496 family putative envelope integrity protein: protein MANLTERVPDDTEIEAMTTPRNSKSAESIQHRREVKRRLEDYLERAQLRKAIGDDDFF from the coding sequence ATGGCTAATCTTACTGAAAGAGTGCCCGATGATACTGAAATCGAGGCGATGACCACACCAAGAAACAGCAAGTCAGCTGAGTCAATTCAGCACAGGCGTGAAGTTAAGCGCCGCTTAGAAGATTATTTGGAACGCGCCCAGCTGCGTAAAGCCATAGGAGATGACGACTTCTTTTAG
- a CDS encoding flavin prenyltransferase UbiX, which produces MKLNRNPNSISLAWTGASGAPYGIKLLECLLAADYQVFLMISSAARVVLATEHGLQLSANPQKAQQQLLEELYQDGKLASGELVVLSKDEWFSPPASGSGAPKKMVICPCSTGTLAAVATGMSNSLLERAADVVLKERGQLILVPRETPFNAIHLEHMLTLSRLGVTIMPASPGFYHNPQSVQDLVNFMVARILDHLQIAHTLTQRWGYDVIAEKDTD; this is translated from the coding sequence ATGAAGCTTAACCGCAATCCAAATTCCATCAGCCTTGCATGGACCGGGGCCTCAGGGGCACCCTATGGGATCAAACTACTTGAATGTTTGCTAGCCGCTGATTATCAAGTGTTTTTGATGATATCTTCAGCCGCTCGGGTGGTGTTGGCCACAGAGCATGGATTGCAGCTCAGCGCTAATCCACAAAAAGCCCAGCAGCAATTACTTGAAGAGTTATACCAAGATGGTAAATTAGCCAGCGGTGAATTAGTGGTGCTAAGTAAGGATGAGTGGTTCTCACCACCCGCCTCTGGCAGCGGCGCACCGAAAAAAATGGTGATCTGCCCTTGCTCCACCGGCACCTTGGCCGCTGTGGCCACAGGCATGAGCAACAGTTTACTGGAGCGCGCCGCCGATGTGGTGTTAAAAGAGCGAGGCCAATTAATTTTGGTCCCCAGGGAAACCCCCTTTAACGCCATACACTTAGAACATATGCTGACCCTTTCACGTCTTGGGGTCACCATAATGCCGGCATCGCCTGGGTTTTATCACAATCCCCAATCGGTGCAAGATCTGGTAAACTTTATGGTCGCCCGCATATTGGATCATTTACAGATAGCGCACACACTGACACAACGTTGGGGCTATGACGTCATAGCCGAAAAAGACACTGACTAA
- the mpl gene encoding UDP-N-acetylmuramate:L-alanyl-gamma-D-glutamyl-meso-diaminopimelate ligase, with protein sequence MHVHILGICGTFMGGLALLARAMGHKVTGSDANVYPPMSTQLLEQGIELIQGFDPSQLGDSDENAPDLVVIGNAMSRGNPCVEAVLNRGLKYTSGPQFLAEHILPGRWVLAVSGTHGKTSTSSMLAWILEYSGYEPGFLIGGVPQNFGVSARLGNSNFFVVEADEYDSAFFDKRSKFVHYQPRTLVINNLEFDHADIFDDLTAIQRQFNHVIRTVPGQGKIIWPANSEAVQQVIEMGCWSEQETYSAGVHDFNTEKTLGWHAKTLSADAHEFEVYFDGHSQGVMSWNLIGQHNVENAVMAIAAARHVGVVPAQAMAALSEFSPPKRRLELLGTIGGVAVFDDFAHHPTAIDSTLQGLRAKVGNGKITVVLEPRSNTMKQGVHKDTLAHSLVRADQAYLYQADSISWDLKSSMQTASIPVSVKTDIEQIIDALCHDAKAGDTIVIMSNGGFNGIHKKLLEALADR encoded by the coding sequence ATGCACGTACATATATTAGGAATTTGTGGCACTTTCATGGGCGGTCTCGCCTTACTCGCCAGAGCCATGGGCCACAAAGTGACCGGCAGTGATGCCAATGTTTACCCGCCAATGAGTACTCAATTGCTAGAGCAAGGCATTGAACTTATTCAAGGTTTTGACCCCTCCCAATTGGGTGACAGTGATGAGAATGCCCCTGATCTAGTGGTTATCGGCAATGCCATGAGTCGTGGAAACCCCTGTGTGGAAGCCGTGCTCAACCGCGGTCTTAAGTACACCTCAGGACCGCAATTTTTGGCCGAGCACATACTCCCAGGTCGTTGGGTGCTGGCGGTATCTGGCACCCATGGCAAGACCTCTACCTCGAGCATGCTGGCTTGGATCTTAGAATACTCTGGCTACGAGCCCGGTTTCTTGATTGGTGGTGTGCCGCAAAATTTCGGTGTATCTGCAAGGCTTGGCAATTCAAATTTCTTTGTGGTGGAAGCCGATGAATATGACAGCGCCTTCTTCGATAAACGCTCCAAATTCGTGCACTACCAGCCAAGAACCTTAGTCATTAATAATCTTGAATTCGATCACGCCGATATTTTCGATGACTTAACCGCCATTCAGCGCCAATTTAACCATGTTATCCGCACTGTGCCAGGGCAAGGTAAAATCATTTGGCCAGCCAACAGTGAAGCCGTTCAGCAAGTGATTGAAATGGGCTGCTGGAGTGAGCAAGAGACTTACAGTGCTGGGGTGCATGACTTCAACACAGAAAAAACCTTGGGCTGGCATGCAAAAACCTTAAGCGCCGATGCCCATGAATTTGAAGTCTATTTCGACGGCCACAGCCAAGGCGTGATGAGCTGGAATTTAATCGGCCAACACAATGTAGAAAATGCGGTAATGGCCATAGCGGCAGCGCGCCATGTGGGCGTAGTGCCAGCCCAAGCCATGGCGGCCCTCAGTGAGTTTTCCCCACCAAAACGTCGCCTCGAATTATTAGGTACTATAGGCGGAGTGGCGGTATTTGATGATTTCGCCCACCACCCTACCGCCATAGATAGCACCTTACAGGGACTCAGAGCCAAAGTGGGTAACGGTAAAATCACTGTGGTGCTGGAGCCTCGCTCAAACACTATGAAGCAAGGCGTGCATAAAGACACCTTAGCCCATTCATTAGTTCGCGCCGACCAAGCCTATTTATACCAAGCTGACAGCATCAGCTGGGATCTTAAATCCAGCATGCAAACCGCCAGTATTCCTGTGAGTGTAAAAACCGATATAGAGCAGATAATCGACGCCCTTTGCCATGATGCCAAAGCCGGTGACACTATCGTTATCATGAGCAATGGCGGCTTTAATGGCATACATAAAAAGCTGCTTGAAGCCTTGGCGGATAGATAA
- a CDS encoding ABC transporter permease, producing MNQLYLVAFKSILTKEINRFTRIWIQTLVPPAITMTLYFLIFGNLVGSRIGEMGGVSYMEFIAPGLIMMSVITNSYSNVASSFYSAKFQRNLEEIMVAPVPHYVMIAGYVGGGVARGLCVGLIVTLVAMFFVNISLHHVGLVILTVFLTSVLFSLGGLINAVFAKSFDDISIIPTFVLTPLTYLGGVFYSLSLLPEFWQGVSGLNPVVYMINVFRYGFLGFADISVPLSIAIMVSFCIALWSLAYYLISRGIGLRS from the coding sequence ATGAATCAGCTATACCTAGTGGCGTTTAAGAGTATTCTCACGAAAGAAATTAACCGTTTTACCCGCATTTGGATCCAAACCTTAGTGCCTCCTGCCATTACTATGACCTTGTATTTTTTAATATTTGGTAATCTGGTCGGCAGTAGAATTGGTGAGATGGGCGGCGTGTCCTACATGGAGTTTATCGCCCCTGGCCTTATCATGATGTCAGTGATCACGAACTCTTACTCTAATGTCGCCTCGTCCTTCTATAGCGCTAAATTTCAACGTAACTTAGAAGAAATCATGGTGGCACCTGTGCCCCATTATGTGATGATCGCAGGCTATGTCGGCGGCGGCGTCGCCCGTGGTCTGTGCGTCGGCTTAATTGTCACCTTAGTGGCGATGTTTTTCGTCAACATCAGTCTGCACCATGTGGGACTCGTGATTTTAACTGTGTTCTTAACCTCAGTGCTGTTTTCCTTAGGCGGCTTGATTAATGCCGTGTTCGCCAAGAGTTTCGATGACATCAGCATCATTCCCACCTTCGTGCTAACGCCACTTACCTACTTGGGCGGGGTTTTCTATTCCTTATCTTTATTGCCTGAATTTTGGCAGGGTGTCTCGGGGCTTAACCCTGTGGTGTATATGATCAACGTGTTCCGTTATGGCTTTTTAGGCTTTGCCGACATTAGCGTGCCACTGTCCATCGCCATCATGGTCAGTTTTTGTATTGCCCTGTGGAGCTTAGCTTATTATTTGATTTCCCGTGGCATTGGCCTAAGAAGCTAG
- a CDS encoding ABC transporter ATP-binding protein, which produces MPSTQDALVISDLKKTYKGGVQAVKDISLTVKQGDFFALLGPNGAGKSTTIGIISSLVQKSAGSVSVFGYDIDKQLERAKLCIGLVPQEFNFSQFETVLQIVVNQAGYYGVTKTVALERAQKYLSQLDLWEKRDSQARTLSGGMKRRLMIARALMHEPKLLILDEPTAGVDIELRRSMWDFLKQINQQGVTIILTTHYLEEAEMLCRTIGIIDQGLLVECTTMKALLSKLDVETFVLDLRQDISAAPALNGMQCRLVDPHTLEVDVAKAHNLNDLFSQLTLADIEVLSMRNKANRLEELFVSLVEKAKEPS; this is translated from the coding sequence ATGCCGAGCACCCAAGATGCCTTGGTGATAAGCGATCTTAAAAAGACCTACAAGGGCGGCGTTCAAGCGGTGAAAGACATCAGCTTAACCGTGAAGCAAGGTGACTTCTTTGCTCTTCTAGGCCCCAATGGTGCCGGTAAGTCCACCACTATCGGCATTATTAGTTCACTGGTGCAAAAGAGCGCCGGCTCAGTGTCTGTGTTTGGCTATGATATCGATAAGCAACTCGAACGGGCCAAGCTTTGCATTGGCTTAGTGCCGCAAGAATTTAATTTCAGCCAATTTGAGACTGTGCTGCAAATCGTGGTCAATCAAGCGGGCTACTATGGTGTCACTAAGACAGTGGCGCTTGAGCGCGCTCAAAAGTACCTCAGTCAGTTGGATTTATGGGAAAAGCGCGACAGTCAGGCACGCACTTTATCTGGCGGCATGAAGCGCCGCCTTATGATAGCCCGCGCCCTGATGCACGAGCCTAAGTTATTAATATTAGATGAACCCACCGCAGGAGTGGATATCGAGCTTAGGCGCTCCATGTGGGACTTCTTAAAGCAGATAAACCAGCAGGGGGTGACCATCATTCTCACCACCCATTATCTAGAAGAAGCCGAAATGCTGTGCCGCACCATAGGCATCATAGATCAAGGCTTATTGGTGGAATGCACCACAATGAAGGCGCTGCTGAGTAAACTCGACGTTGAAACCTTCGTGTTGGATTTACGCCAAGACATCAGTGCTGCCCCTGCGCTAAATGGCATGCAGTGCCGTCTGGTTGACCCACATACCTTAGAGGTAGATGTGGCTAAGGCCCATAATTTGAATGACCTTTTCAGTCAGCTCACCTTAGCCGATATCGAAGTGTTATCCATGCGCAACAAGGCCAATCGCCTCGAAGAATTGTTTGTGTCACTGGTTGAAAAAGCCAAGGAGCCCAGTTAA
- a CDS encoding flavohemoglobin expression-modulating QEGLA motif protein — protein MSDSATPYQQDIRRFSDELIRIQAPIKILDAIKWPSELQEEFLSNKPKQLPKLGKDFYQNIPLSFDTQKTQDELLSLKADIQRKLGKRDKLGKILISNVDQYRIVIDMLNNRGNPEFGRLSQQLYGSAKDKLHGDRHTLKQLGDRLSHIFSLPAARHMSKHHPKIVTAPEAVKALSDRLVGYFHDDKIYVKLSDGIVSDAAVGGDTVKINTRAMFSESDLNVYEVHEGWVHVGTTLNGRDQPHATWLSVGSPRVTASQEGLAVLLEMLTLSSNPGRARRISDRVTAVDMAENGADFIEIYRYFREHNLGAKDSYKVTQRVFRGGMVEGGSFFTKDISYVRGYVENINFIRSAIMSGLPELIPMLFLGKLAIEDIPVLYEAYLEGTISAPKYLPPMFKDISGLYAWFGFASGLGNIDLKGVQRHFARQFKSVPVLEPDSELFEDIEFDSPSD, from the coding sequence ATGTCTGACTCTGCCACACCCTACCAGCAAGATATCCGTCGCTTTTCCGATGAACTTATCCGAATTCAAGCACCGATAAAAATTCTCGATGCCATTAAATGGCCCAGTGAATTACAAGAAGAGTTTTTATCCAACAAGCCCAAACAGTTACCTAAATTGGGTAAGGATTTTTACCAGAATATCCCCCTGTCTTTTGATACTCAAAAAACCCAAGACGAGCTGCTCTCACTCAAAGCAGATATTCAGCGTAAATTAGGTAAACGCGATAAGTTAGGCAAAATTTTGATTTCTAACGTGGATCAATATCGCATCGTTATCGACATGCTCAACAATCGTGGCAATCCTGAGTTCGGTCGTTTAAGTCAGCAACTCTACGGCAGCGCTAAAGACAAACTCCATGGTGACAGACACACATTAAAGCAGCTCGGTGACAGATTAAGCCATATTTTCTCTTTACCAGCCGCCCGCCATATGAGCAAGCATCACCCCAAGATAGTCACGGCGCCCGAGGCGGTAAAAGCCTTAAGCGATCGCTTAGTGGGCTATTTTCATGATGATAAAATTTACGTCAAACTCAGCGACGGTATCGTATCGGATGCAGCCGTGGGCGGCGACACGGTAAAAATTAATACCCGCGCCATGTTCAGTGAGTCAGATTTAAATGTCTATGAGGTCCATGAAGGTTGGGTTCATGTGGGCACCACGCTCAATGGCCGCGACCAACCTCACGCCACTTGGCTCAGCGTAGGTTCACCGCGAGTCACCGCCAGCCAAGAAGGTTTAGCGGTACTACTAGAAATGCTCACCTTAAGCTCAAACCCAGGGCGGGCGAGGCGCATCAGCGATCGCGTCACCGCTGTGGACATGGCAGAGAATGGCGCCGACTTTATCGAGATTTATCGCTATTTTCGCGAGCACAATTTAGGCGCCAAAGACAGCTACAAGGTCACACAGAGGGTGTTCCGTGGCGGCATGGTCGAAGGTGGCAGCTTCTTTACTAAGGATATTTCCTATGTACGCGGCTACGTTGAGAACATCAACTTTATTCGTAGTGCCATCATGTCTGGCTTGCCTGAGCTTATTCCTATGCTGTTTTTAGGCAAACTCGCTATTGAAGATATTCCTGTGCTGTACGAAGCCTATTTAGAAGGCACTATTAGCGCACCTAAATACTTGCCCCCTATGTTTAAAGACATTAGCGGCCTGTATGCCTGGTTTGGCTTCGCCTCAGGCCTTGGTAATATCGACCTTAAAGGGGTGCAGCGTCACTTCGCCCGTCAGTTCAAATCTGTCCCCGTACTTGAGCCAGATTCTGAATTATTCGAAGACATAGAGTTCGACAGTCCATCGGACTAA
- the hpt gene encoding hypoxanthine phosphoribosyltransferase — MKHTIEQMISAEEIDTILDQLAERINAHYANSDRLLMVGLLKGSVVFMADLCRRIKGHVEIDFMAVSSYGNATSSSRDVKILKDVQSEIAGRDVLIVEDLIDSGNTLNKVREMLLLRDPKSLALCTLLDKPERREIDVPVDFIGMTIPDEFIVGYGIDYAEQYRNLPYIAKVVPLD, encoded by the coding sequence ATGAAGCACACAATCGAACAGATGATTTCAGCCGAAGAAATCGACACTATTTTAGATCAACTGGCCGAGCGCATTAATGCGCATTACGCCAATAGCGATCGCCTGTTAATGGTGGGCTTGCTGAAAGGTTCTGTGGTGTTTATGGCCGATTTATGTCGCCGTATCAAGGGCCATGTTGAGATAGATTTTATGGCCGTGTCTAGCTATGGCAACGCCACCAGCAGCTCACGGGACGTTAAAATTCTCAAAGATGTGCAATCAGAAATTGCCGGGCGCGATGTATTGATCGTCGAAGACCTCATCGATTCAGGCAATACGCTCAACAAGGTGCGCGAAATGCTGTTGCTGCGCGATCCTAAGTCCTTAGCCTTATGTACCCTGTTAGATAAGCCTGAGCGCCGTGAAATCGACGTGCCAGTAGACTTTATCGGTATGACTATTCCCGATGAATTTATTGTAGGTTACGGCATAGATTACGCCGAGCAATATCGCAACTTGCCTTATATTGCCAAAGTGGTGCCATTAGATTAA